DNA from Ziziphus jujuba cultivar Dongzao chromosome 2, ASM3175591v1:
ATGATCAAACTGACTATTTTTGTGAAGCCCTATGTAGGAGTGAGGTTATTGCATCAGGAAAATCATTTTTGTAGTTTCTGACAAAAAGTTGATGGTTTCCATGATGCATTCAAATAGGTTGAAGGCTAATACAAAACCAGCTGATCCAGTGACAGATATATGGCCTAAAGTGGTATGTTTTGGGAAGTGAGAGTTCTTGGAACAGTTAGGACAGTTATGGAAAGGTCGTTGAAAGATTATTATTCGTTTGTTAGTTATTTTGTAAAAGAAAGACAATGGCATCAAGGTAATAATACcatatgatttgaaattttctttcaGGTGgcaaaactaattttaattgaatattatttcTGGTTATCATTATCTAAATAAGGAAAATATGGTTGCTTTtagagtttctttttttttttttttttttttttttttttggaaaggcGTTATCCAAAATTACTCGTCATTGTTGGAATTAATAAATTAGGGAACCCACATTACAAGATGTtgacaaataattattttatagtcATCAAATAGAATGATTAAATTCTaatagtatttaaaataaaaatgtgtcaCCATTTGATTGTTCCTTACCAATAACTTTATCAAcaatgaaagagaaaaataataaacacatCCTTTTTATGGCACAAAACTTCAACAACCacttaaaaagtgaaaaatcttCTATATATCACTTTCTTATTAATAGACCAGTTTCAACTTCCCCATTTTAGAGTATGAGCTGTAAGGTTAATTACATACCCAGATTCAACCTTCTCAACATTCACTtcactcccttttttttttttttctttcttttcataattttttttttaagaaaatttcccATTAACACACaaaagttattaaaataaagaaaaagcccATTTGAAACCCCCTTCAACTTAGCTTCATATCCTACCATTTTGATCAAGATtgtaatacaaaatatataaatatatatatatatatatatattagagcaaaaacaaaatctaaacCATTGGTGCAAACTGATGTTGATGATAAAGAACCATAAGATttgccacctttttttttttttaattttttttatattacttcTGTTGGGACGATTTTGCCTTTCTCTTCTCAGCGATGAAGAACACAGCAAGGGACACAACGGAGAAAGCACTAAAGCAAACCGAGGCAATGTCAAGGGACGCGTGGCGTCCAGTGACTGCTTGGACATCAAAAAGGTTGGTGGTTTTGTGAGCGTCCGTGGTTTGACCGTAAGCCACCTCGACCTCCTCGGAGGTGTAGGCGTAGGCGCGTATGAAGTACGTGGCGAGTGGGATGTCACGCTCCACGGTCCACTCGAAGCTCTGGTTAGAGGCTGAGTATGGTCGAGCCACGATCTTGAACTGGCAGGTCTTGTCCTTCGAGATCAAATCCTCCGTCTTCCTCCACGCTCGGTCTGCTTGGCTGATGGGCGCGTAGCATAGCTTTACCTTTATGGTCTTGTAAGCAGAGTCAACCCCAGCTGGGAAAGTTTTGTTTAGACCCCAATTTACTGTGATTTTATCTTCACCAGCTTTCAGAACTgcaacagaaaattaaaaatataaatattaaaaattaaaaatttatttttgttttccacaAATTAAAACCCAGTTGAGAATTTTGTGAAAttcattgtaaaaaaaaaaaaaaatggacaatTTTGATAGAAAGACAAAATCTTTATGGCAATTTTGTTCTAGAGCAACaataatcaattatttttcatgGTTGAAAATTGGTAAAGCTTCTCTGTTTTCAAGGTTTTGCTTGTTGGATCTATTTTTTGGGTTATATCTTCCAATACTAAATTAggttctcaattaaaaaaaaagagttccTTGTAAACCTCACTTTCTCAGGATCCAAACAGTGCACTGTCAAAATGTTTGTacaaatagaaaaagaagaggGAATTGATGAGATTGATTACCTTGTCCTGGTTTGGGTGAAGCAGTGACTACGAGAGTTCTTTGAAGAGAAGAAAAGTGAACTTTTCCATGAGAGATTTCAGCAAagcaagaaaagagaagaagtgAAGCCAAGAGAACCCCACGTGCTGCCATTTTTGATACTTAGTAGAGAAGACTTTGGTATATGAAATAGAAATCCTAAAGAGATCAATTCCACTACTGAATCTAATGGAGATGAAGTGGTAGCGCACGTTCCCTTTTTATATAATACAAGGgcccaaacaaataaataaacaactaagCTTAAGGTGACATAAGCAGAATAGGTCAAAAGGCCCAAATTGGAAGCTGGATTGTAAAGAATTACAACTGATTAAATAAATGGAGACCCAAAAAACAATGAGAAAGtggttttaaaatataatattaaagtaTGATCAGAAGTGGCCCTAAAGCATGCTGAAAGGTTATAGTGACGAGGGGTTATTTTTGCTAGTTTTGGGCTGTAAATGTGTGGGATTTAGATTATTGATTGACTTtgtgttatatttatattaaaatgcgTTGatattggtggtggtggtggatgaGAAAGATGTTGGCATATGCGTTGTCCTCGTTTTCTTTTGTATCTGTTTTCGTCCTTAACCTATTGGAAAggacaaaaagacaaaaagacaaaaaaaaaaagacccaaaGGAATTGGAGAGGGGATTTGGCTGTTCGGAGAAATGCCTTTTCAATCTCGATAGTTAGTGGACACTTCAAGaagaaatatattaattattaatttatgatatattagattatttttttatgggtttgcaACTTGTCCTCTTTATATCTTCCAACTAGATTGAAAATTTGTAAACAGAATCGGTACGGCTCAGCTGATACCGCTCCAAATGATTTGCTGACATGTGTTAAAAAGGGCATATAATAAGCCAATTGAGAACCCTTCAATATCCGGCGTCCATTCCAATGACTGATTAACAGGAGTGAACAAAATTCAATCTAATCTGTTCTAATCTATCGATCTAATTCATTTTTAAAGGGTtagattgaatttttatattaagtgaaatagattaaatttaaaatattataaattatttaaattagattggtaatagattaaaaatataaattcaatccaatccaaataatatattatataattaaaaatatatatatatatatatatttatatattaatttttaatatatatattttttaacccaTCGGTCCATCtccaattttcaaattgaatTGGAACCCTAAATATTTACCTACCTTGCTatctaatcttttttattttttattgtaggAGTGAGATAATGACTATGTTGGATTatgttaattgtatttatgtttggataactataatttattatttatattttatatttagaaaactttttatttgtatcatatatttataaactaatAAGTTTCAAATTGATTAACCAATTCAAACCAtcgattttaaataatttgttttagttTGGGTTTAACATTTCAatgatttggattggattatatattagataatctgaaaaaatatagattgaattatattttggtTTAAAATCGAACCAATTCAATCCATGCCCACTCTACTACCTAACGATTCTCCTCTCTCTCCActtagggatgtcaacggggcgaggcggggccggtttttaaaatcccgtccccaTCCCCGTATGGGATTTTTCATCCCATCCCCGCAATTTTTTCCGTTTTTTTAGAAGCGGGGCGGGGACGGAGATTCCCCAATTGGTGGCGGTGCGGGGACGgtttttccatttgtttttttttcatataattgatataattttttttgataaatttatattaaaaaaatttcttctataagcaaaatacaaataaaatgaccaaaaatataataaaaatacaataaaagatatcaaagttcaaatttataattttaataacatacattctcaaaaaatataatataatataatccaaatacataaacataaaatttataaaaatacacatgcacacataataaagttttacttcTCATTTCCTTAAGTCTCCATGAAAAAATGTTCCGTAAGAGttgattgctacaaaaatagacaaaaatattaaatgatatcaaaaaattttaaacaatttaatataaacattttttgtaataaataaattcaatttacctcctcatcaatttctatgtcactaatagtagaagaacaagctccaacatacggtgaagaagatgaagctaacaaaaatgagattaattagttaacaataaatacaaaaattattaaacacaaaaaaatataaaatttaatttttcataccattaatttcagcccataaccaatcgaataagtttaattttaattttcaaaatattaaaaaaaaaaaaaaaggtaatatatACGGGCCGGGGTCTTTAATACCCGGTCCCGACCCATCCCCGCTTCGGGTCTAAGAGAGTAAGCCTAAGCCCGCCCCGTCACCCCGTTTTTGCGGGGAAAAACCGTCCCATTAGGGGCGATGCACCGCGGTTGCGGAGATGgacggggcaaattgacatccctatcTCCACTTTTAATGCTTcaatatttatgttttctttttttaataaaaaatcacaTTGGAATGATGATTTGGCTTATATCAGTAAATCATTTGGAGTGTTATCAGCTGAACTGGTACCACCGATGCACCGAAGATTTTCTCGTGGCCTGCATAACTTCAGTGGTTTGAGAAGGTATGGAGGGAGCAATTGGAGATTTAGAATGCAAAACATTTAATAGGGACTTATAAGAATTTAAATGTAATGGGACtgcatagattttttttttcttattattattattattattattttgcagtACTTCTCAAAATAATGAATGACCCTAAAGCACGCTGGATGGTTAGGCTTATTGATTGActtagttatttttaattatttatattttaatgcgTTGATATTTGTGGTGGATAAGAAGATATAGATATTATGTCCTCCTTTGATTGTTTTTCtcgttttcttttgtatttcttttcgTCCCTGaggtattgaaaaaaataataatagtaaataattgGGGAAGAATTCGGGTATTGATAAAAAGATCCTCATTGGCCTTTTGTTAGTTGATAGTTAGAagactttagagaagaaatatacattaattattaataataatagtaaatgatgatatattatattattttttatgggtttgcaACTTGTCCTCGGTAGCTTCCAACTAGATTGAAAATTTGTAAAAAGAACTGATGTCAAGTGGGAAGAGGCTTCTGTTTGGCATATCAAAGACCTAACTTGCTGGCCATCTAGTCCATATGATTTATTATacgttttaaaaattaagagataAGCGAAGGCTAGTTTAAACAATAACTATTTAAACAATAATCTCAAAACGGTAACTATTTAAATGTATTGTTTATGCCAATTTCATGTTAATAAAAATGGATTGTGTTAGAATTTAGCTATTTCATTTGCAAATAATTTGAACTTATTAGTGGATAATATAGCCGTGAAAATTAGGTTGAAAAGTTATTCCAATCCTATGTTATGGTCCTAGAAGGCTAGTTTAACAAAATTTGGTAACTTTTATTTCATTGAACATAAATGTGCACCGCCTAAGGTTTTCCACCCTATTTTGTTTATGcacttaaatatttcaaaaaaagcaaaaagttcTCAAGCGTTATCATATTTATAATAGCATTCAAATATTCTTATATAGGATGCGAAATctttctattttcaaaatttcatctTCAATTCTATcccatcaataaaaaataaacacctcatttaaaatatcaaattattttttcaccATTTCATATTAGTAACTTTTACTctccataaatttttcatataaatacaaAACATCAACCGACCCcaccatattaaaattttaaaagaagtttacatcattcttcttcttttttattttattttttttcttgtgcaaTTCCCTTACGGTTCTTCTCTCTTTCAAtcataacttttatattttttaattattattaattttttctactGTACGGCAGCACcagctcctttttttttatttttctttctaccgTACTGTACTGCAGCAACttccttctttatttttcaaattcaacatCATATGTTTGATCTAAATTCCAACTAGCCCTAAAGAATACTGAAATATAAATGAGGGTTTCTTGGCTGGTCCACAAAACAAGAAGAGAgtacttttaaaataattcaccaaaaatagagtagttttaaaatataatactaTTAATGTATGATCTAAAATGGCTATAGCATGCTGATAGGTTAGgataagtttcttttttttttttttttttttttttttggggggggggggtggttttCGGCTGTATATGTTATTGGGATTTAGTTTACTGAtcgacttatatatatatatatatatatatatattttttttttttttaatgcgtTGATATCTGTAAAGGATGTGAAAGATAGAGATATGCTGCCCTTGCCCTCGTTGTGATTGtttttcttgttatattattttgtatttcttttcgTCCCTGACGAATTGGAAACAcaaagaccaaaaaataaaataaaacacaaggAACTGGGGAAGGATTCAATTACGCGGAGAAAACCCTCATTGGCCTTTTGATACTTGATAGTTAGAAGACTTTCCATTAATAAGAAAGATAttagttatataataatattacattattttttatgggcATATATATACAGCTTGTGCTCTTTATCTTCCCACGTAGATTGAAGATTATATGATTCAATttaggttttaaaaattatgagatAAGTTGGAACTTCTAAATTAAGGACGATCCTACTAGTAGGGGtgataatcaaattatatattgacATGCATCATAAAACAACTTGAAAACGAGCCtatgatcaaaaaataaataaattaattaatttgagttGATCATACACGGATTTGGATCAACTTGGCACCAAAATTGATTTAGCAAACACTTCCTCCCCAATCATAAAGGCACCATAGCTACTAGTATATGATGGATTTAAGTCATTTTTATACGAAagaatacattttaaaaatttttattgtaaacaaataaaattaaatatatcaattaaaatttacacaaaaattgataattattaccaataataacaaatttggAAGacttttatgcatatatattagcTTATTGGTTGActcattttgtttatatattttgaaatattaaagaaaCGACCAAGAAAATAAAGATGCACTATGGAAAATTAAGAAATCACCGCcttttgagatatatatatatatacacacacacacgtaggTCATGCTGATGATAGTATTACATTATTTTTCTCAGCCAAAGGGGAGCTGGGAATGAGTTGGACTCTTAGAAGGTGTGGGTGTGAGGGGTTTTCACTATATTAACCTCTTTAATTTgttagattttttgttttatagacTTGTCTGTGTGCCAAAAGTATAGATGGAAGCGTGTTTCGTTTTGGGTGTTTATTGCCAAAGTTACCAATGATACATTTTGCAGAATTTTTTCGTTGTTGTCTTATCTTATGGATCTCTAAAACCAGAAGAAGTAGGTTTGATggcatatattattttgttgtatCTGGAACCTGCGTAATAATCAGCTGCATGCATGGATGTAGAAGAATATTTGAGGGGTTGGGTGCTCATGAGCTGATGGCTATCTGCCATGCTTTATTGTTCTGTCATGGAAGGCAGTTGGCTCATTTTGCATGTTCAAATCTGATTCTCTTTCTGCTATTAAGATGGTCATTAAGGGGGGAAATCAGTGTAAAGAAGCAAATATTGTCTCCCAAATTTTAGAGCTTTGCTGCAAAATTTTGTTCAATCTGTTTTTCTTATAATGTTCCTCGGAATTGTAATAAAGCCTCCTCATATATATGCTTGCTTAACAAGCTTTGAGCTAGCACAATGAGAATCTGGTTGATAGGGGTTGCCCTTCGTGGCTCTTGAATTTTTTATGCCTgcttaatgaataaaaaaaaaaaaaaatgataacttattaattaaatgtttttaaaattattaattagttgttCTTTATCTATATGAATTAAAGTctgctgttctttttttttttttttttcctctgtgtgtgtgtgtgtgtccaaTCCTATCCTGTCtcacaaattataaattgaattgacACATCAGTTAGAAATCCACAGCATATTTTCCCTCACACTACTAGAATCGAACTGATACACGACGCAAGTACTGCgtcgcactaaataaacagcgaTGTATTTGACGGAGTCGCCAAATATCCTGTCgcgaaatatataagataacaggcgacgtataataACAGTcacctaataaaaatttttcgcgacgcacatttaatttttagcgactcatacaatgatgtacttatagcgactaataaaatagcgactctttataataaagtcgctaataaatttttagcgacacttaCATAATTCGTCGCCAAAtaattatgtcgctaaaaatgcatcctgaatagcgactcattcatgtttagcgacacatttttttgtcgcctatttagcgacgcgtTATTTTTCTGCGATGAATTATGTGAGTCTCTCTTTTAACgaccatatatttttagcgactattttttagtgtctctaaATTAGCGTCTCATGAATTTTCAGCAACGcttttttgtcgcctatttagcgacgcattatgttttagcgacaaattataagagtcgcatatttatgaatttttagcgactcatttaCCTATTTAGCGACAGATACAGcaatatatttatgtcgctaaaaattgaataattctTTAAGCGACATTTTGTGTAGAGTCGCGAAATTTATGAGTTGCcaaa
Protein-coding regions in this window:
- the LOC107418317 gene encoding high-affinity nitrate transporter 3.1, whose protein sequence is MAARGVLLASLLLFSCFAEISHGKVHFSSLQRTLVVTASPKPGQVLKAGEDKITVNWGLNKTFPAGVDSAYKTIKVKLCYAPISQADRAWRKTEDLISKDKTCQFKIVARPYSASNQSFEWTVERDIPLATYFIRAYAYTSEEVEVAYGQTTDAHKTTNLFDVQAVTGRHASLDIASVCFSAFSVVSLAVFFIAEKRKAKSSQQK